A part of Oncorhynchus masou masou isolate Uvic2021 chromosome 30, UVic_Omas_1.1, whole genome shotgun sequence genomic DNA contains:
- the LOC135522498 gene encoding calcium homeostasis modulator protein 6-like: MMDKFKTVLQIFQKQQTSLGFGLVALLTAGGEQIFSSVVFKCPCSGWNFSYGMVFLLVPALALLVLGYIMSNKTWKLFTGLCLRKSKFCHFKYVCASGVVFFQITTTAAVAPVSWIAVALLNGNYFECAMTGVNVTVFTNHLCDGKSPQCQDELYKFPCGRATHVPQSDSNDVLATIRAESQVLGWLLIASIMVFNLLLTCVARCNSPVSYLQLKFWRVYAQRESDLLESYTADHAEKLAERNLKSFFQQTPPEPVTTPPNQAWEKISSLYRFSTRDHFYSILHKYVEMCHDPAEARAHRMSSVRSDGPDTANPAVLAFVDEGKMML, encoded by the exons ATGATGGATAAGTTCAAAACTGTTCTTCAAATTTTTCAGAAACAGCAGACTAGTCTCGGGTTTGGTTTAGTTGCGTTGTTAACTGCAGGCGGGGAACAGATATTTTCGTCAGTGGTGTTCAAATGTCCTTGCAGCGGCTGGAACTTTTCCTACGGCATGGTGTTTCTCTTAGTGCCTGCTCTGGCACTGTTGGTGTTAGGTTACATCATGAGCAATAAAACATGGAAATTGTTTACAGGTTTGTGTTTACGCAAATCCAAATTTTGTCATTTTAAATATGTTTGCGCCAGTGGGGTGGTCTTCTTTCAGATCACCACGACAGCAGCAGTTGCACCTGTCAGTTGGATTGCAGTCGCTTTGCTCAATGGCAATTACTTTGAATGCGCCATGACTGGCGTCAATGTAACGGTTTTCACAAACCACCTTTGCGATGGAAAGAGTCCGCAGTGCCAGGATGAACTTTATAAATTCCCCTGCGGGAGAGCAACCCACGTGCCCCAATCCGACAGCAATGATGTGCTGGCAACCATCCGCGCTGAGTCGCAG GTCCTGGGTTGGCTACTGATTGCCTCCATCATGGTCTTTAACCTCCTACTGACCTGTGTTGCCCGGTGTAACTCCCCAGTCAGCTACCTGCAGCTGAAGTTCTGGAGGGTCTATGCCCAGCGGGAGAGCGACCTGCTGGAAAGCTACACGGCAGATCACGCCGAAAAGCTTGCCGAGAGGAATCTGAAGAGCTTCTTCCAGCAGACGCCTCCAGAGCCTGTCACGACCCCACCTAACCAGGCCTGGGAGAAGATCTCGTCCCTCTACAGGTTCAGCACCAGAGACCACTTCTACAGCATCCTGCACAAGTACGTGGAGATGTGCCACGACCCAGCAGAGGCCAGGGCCCACAGGATGTCATCTGTCAGGTCAGATGGTCCAGACACTGCTAATCCAGCCGTGCTCGCCTTTGTGGATGAGGGCAAGATGATGCTGTGA
- the LOC135522499 gene encoding calcium homeostasis modulator protein 5-like has protein sequence MDNFQTVLRFFMNQKATIGYSFMAILTIGGERIFSMVSFQCPCNHDQNFAYGLTFLLGPGLVLLVLGLFFSSRLWRLYTGCCLNPIKLCPRGNCFGCLKVFVKIFSGACVAPIMWLCVALLNGTFYECAVSGLDDNLVVDLFCKNKTLMCREELARVPCSKSKLPSDENMELLLMFRAQSQILGWCIIIISAVLGLLGTCYTNCRSKVSYLQLTFWKRYVEKEKEQFDTFAMEYASKLAERNLKSFFENRDPEIFPFPNHKAWEEISALYTFSKSEQCYSTLQRYVERDDRDYSPEKRPVMELEHGIEMG, from the exons ATGGATAACTTCCAGACCGTCCTGCGCTTTTTCATGAACCAGAAGGCCACCATTGGCTACAGCTTCATGGCCATCCTGACCATCGGGGGAGAGCGAATCTTCTCCATGGTCTCATTCCAGTGCCCCTGCAACCACGACCAGAACTTTGCATACGGCCTGACCTTCCTGTTGGGTCCAGGCCTGGTGCTTCTGGTGCTGGGTCTTTTCTTCAGCAGCAGGCTGTGGCGCCTCTATACTGGCTGTTGCCTAAACCCCATTAAGCTATGCCCCAGGGGCAACTGTTTCGGCTGCCTCAAAGTGTTTGTCAAAATCTTCTCCGGTGCCTGTGTGGCCCCTATCATGTGGCTGTGTGTGGCACTGTTGAACGGGACCTTCTACGAGTGTGCCGTCAGCGGGCTGGATGATAACCTGGTGGTGGATTTGTTCTGTAAAAACAAGACCTTGATGTGCCGGGAGGAGTTGGCCCGCGTGCCCTGCAGCAAGTCCAAGCTGCCCAGCGACGAGAACATGGAACTGTTGCTCATGTTCCGCGCTCAGTCACAG ATACTGGGCTGGTGTATTATCATCATTTCAGCCGTTCTAGGGCTCCTTGGGACCTGCTACACAAACTGCCGCTCAAAGGTCAGCTACCTGCAGCTCACCTTCTGGAAGCGCTACGTAGAAAAGGAGAAGGAGCAGTTTGACACATTCGCTATGGAGTACGCATCCAAGCTGGCCGAGAGGAACCTAAAGAGCTTCTTTGAGAACCGTGACCCGGAGATATTCCCATTCCCCAACCACAAGGCCTGGGAGGAGATCTCAGCCCTCTACACCTTCTCCAAGAGTGAGCAGTGCTACAGCACCCTGCAGAGGTATGTGGAGCGTGATGACCGAGACTACAGCCCTGAGAAAAGACCAGTCATGGAGCTGGAGCATGGCATAGagatgggctga